A part of Paenibacillus sp. sptzw28 genomic DNA contains:
- a CDS encoding nitrate/nitrite transporter, producing MMASFVIWNVFPPIAGKIQELFQLTTVQKSILIATPVLLGSIVRIPMGIYTDRLGGRKVFAVTMLFLALPLLLAGWTDSFGFMLLCALMIGMAGTTFAISLTYVSRWYPPEKQGFVLGLAGLGNIGGAVASFTVPVISANYGLSWVFWGLAIMIVLVTVIFWFFTSDLPAPAQHKTFKQSLSVLKFKSTWMLSLFYFLTFGGFVAFSVYLPTFLKECFGLTATDAGLKTAGFILVATLIRPLGGYWADRMGSQKVLVIVFGGTGLTALMLAFSLESLPYFSVGCLVTAALLGLGNGAVFKMVPEVSSANTGAVTGIVGAAGGLGGFFPPIVLGLIKNATGGYMLGFVLLMVFACVCLWMNRLAGQMRQERQAAAAG from the coding sequence ATGATGGCCTCATTCGTAATTTGGAATGTCTTTCCGCCGATTGCCGGAAAAATTCAAGAGCTGTTTCAACTGACTACCGTTCAGAAAAGCATACTCATAGCGACACCTGTCCTGTTAGGATCGATTGTGCGCATTCCGATGGGAATTTATACCGACCGATTGGGCGGGCGTAAGGTTTTTGCGGTAACGATGCTGTTTCTTGCGCTGCCGCTGCTGCTCGCAGGATGGACCGATTCGTTCGGCTTCATGCTCCTTTGCGCGCTTATGATCGGGATGGCGGGAACGACGTTTGCGATATCGCTGACTTATGTTTCCCGGTGGTATCCGCCCGAGAAGCAGGGCTTTGTTCTCGGATTGGCCGGCTTGGGCAATATAGGAGGGGCAGTCGCCAGCTTCACGGTTCCCGTGATCAGCGCCAATTACGGTTTGTCATGGGTGTTCTGGGGCCTGGCTATCATGATCGTACTCGTGACGGTTATTTTCTGGTTCTTCACATCTGATTTGCCGGCGCCGGCACAACATAAAACATTCAAGCAATCCTTGTCCGTCCTTAAATTCAAATCGACATGGATGCTCTCGTTATTCTATTTCTTAACCTTCGGCGGGTTCGTGGCGTTCAGCGTCTATCTACCGACTTTTCTTAAGGAATGCTTCGGACTTACCGCGACGGACGCGGGTCTGAAGACAGCGGGCTTCATCCTGGTGGCTACCTTGATTCGGCCGTTGGGCGGCTATTGGGCAGACCGTATGGGTTCGCAAAAGGTTCTTGTTATTGTATTCGGCGGCACCGGACTCACGGCGCTGATGCTTGCTTTCTCACTGGAGAGTCTGCCTTATTTCAGTGTCGGGTGCCTCGTTACGGCTGCCCTGCTTGGTTTGGGCAACGGCGCGGTGTTCAAGATGGTACCGGAGGTATCGTCCGCGAATACCGGCGCAGTTACGGGGATTGTCGGCGCTGCGGGAGGTCTGGGCGGATTTTTCCCGCCGATTGTGCTCGGTCTCATTAAAAACGCGACGGGCGGATACATGCTGGGCTTCGTGCTGCTTATGGTTTTTGCCTGCGTTTGCCTATGGATGAACCGGCTGGCGGGACAGATGCGGCAGGAGCGGCAGGCTGCTGCAGCGGGATAA
- the nirD gene encoding nitrite reductase small subunit NirD, whose product MKRIHIGNITEINEKRARVVNIGSLEIAIFKLTGGALKAIENRCPHKAGKLSEGIVCDHHVFCPLHDWKIDLEDGLVQAPDDGCVTTFQTEVDEASGEVWLHIEEERILAS is encoded by the coding sequence ATGAAACGGATCCATATCGGCAACATCACGGAAATCAACGAGAAGCGGGCGCGGGTCGTTAACATCGGCTCGCTCGAGATCGCAATCTTCAAGCTGACGGGCGGTGCGCTTAAGGCGATAGAGAACCGCTGCCCGCATAAAGCGGGTAAGCTCTCGGAGGGCATCGTGTGCGACCATCACGTATTTTGCCCGCTGCATGATTGGAAGATCGACCTGGAGGACGGACTTGTTCAGGCGCCTGACGACGGCTGTGTGACGACCTTCCAGACCGAAGTCGACGAAGCAAGCGGCGAAGTGTGGCTCCATATCGAAGAAGAACGCATCTTGGCATCCTAA
- a CDS encoding PQQ-binding-like beta-propeller repeat protein yields MFRLEHSLLKRGVVIAVAAAAAISQLSATAVNAGVDPHTSYVGSNLDSTVVVPAVKPKWSLLMDKPADDPAMNEGMVAAGDGKLFLIQGGKLLAVQTKTGKKLWSYGSDLKAPLIYEAGRVYSASGSGAVYSLNAATGKKEWVSNVPSKGASRLYAEDGQLIAMNGDIQAYRLSDGTLIWRDNYKEALPGPLLFAGNRVLASNVESGAYSYTVLHAFDRTTGKEVWSKPNVSFPIAADGQSVTVQRQQTIIDKGILTTLDTLNLQSGSSVRTTEYNPENVDLSKQEFYSPGSAWFSGDDVYITIGSKVYGYPKDADPVKVKKETYTSPSAGGDVRYAAGPYEGRLFYSDGESIFGVKLINKSPVFYNAGRSNPVARFDLIGHGMYIAQTDGKLIAMDLLKAEPVAQLQTYARVFGPTFSADGMIVVQTKGKLLAFPEPNSLKAAK; encoded by the coding sequence ATGTTCCGGTTAGAACACTCACTACTGAAGCGCGGAGTTGTCATAGCGGTCGCAGCGGCGGCCGCCATCTCGCAGCTGTCGGCAACAGCGGTAAATGCCGGGGTCGATCCGCATACCTCATATGTAGGCAGCAATCTGGACTCGACAGTTGTCGTGCCGGCGGTGAAGCCGAAGTGGTCGCTTCTAATGGACAAGCCGGCGGACGACCCTGCCATGAATGAAGGGATGGTTGCCGCCGGCGACGGCAAATTATTTCTAATCCAGGGCGGCAAGCTTCTGGCAGTGCAGACGAAGACCGGCAAGAAACTCTGGTCTTACGGCAGCGATTTGAAGGCGCCGCTTATTTATGAAGCCGGCCGGGTGTACTCCGCATCGGGCAGCGGTGCGGTATATTCGCTTAATGCCGCCACAGGCAAGAAGGAGTGGGTATCGAACGTTCCAAGTAAAGGCGCATCGCGGCTCTATGCAGAGGATGGACAGCTAATCGCAATGAATGGGGATATTCAAGCTTACCGGCTATCGGACGGCACGCTGATATGGCGCGATAACTACAAGGAGGCCCTTCCCGGTCCCCTATTGTTCGCAGGCAATCGTGTGCTTGCGTCCAATGTGGAGTCCGGGGCTTACTCATATACGGTTCTGCATGCTTTTGACCGGACAACCGGTAAAGAGGTGTGGTCGAAACCGAACGTAAGCTTCCCAATAGCAGCGGACGGCCAATCCGTAACCGTACAGCGGCAGCAGACAATAATTGATAAAGGGATATTGACGACGCTCGACACTCTTAATCTACAATCGGGCAGCAGTGTCAGGACAACCGAGTACAACCCTGAGAATGTGGATTTGAGCAAGCAGGAATTTTATTCGCCTGGCAGTGCTTGGTTCAGCGGGGACGATGTATATATCACGATCGGTTCTAAGGTATACGGCTATCCGAAGGACGCGGATCCCGTTAAAGTGAAGAAGGAGACATACACCTCTCCGTCCGCAGGCGGCGATGTCAGATATGCGGCGGGTCCATACGAAGGAAGGCTGTTTTATAGCGATGGAGAAAGCATTTTCGGAGTAAAGCTGATCAATAAGTCCCCGGTGTTCTACAATGCCGGCCGGTCGAATCCGGTTGCCCGCTTCGATCTTATCGGCCATGGGATGTATATTGCGCAGACGGACGGCAAGCTGATCGCGATGGATTTGTTAAAGGCGGAGCCTGTAGCGCAGCTTCAAACATACGCCCGCGTGTTTGGGCCGACCTTTTCGGCTGACGGCATGATTGTGGTGCAGACTAAAGGCAAGCTGCTTGCTTTTCCGGAGCCGAATAGCCTGAAGGCGGCTAAATAA
- a CDS encoding molybdopterin oxidoreductase family protein, with the protein MNGSGAASIETIEPVVMDTQCPFCSVQCKMQVIEEQDAITRHKSYTVVPKPNAASEGRLCIKGMNAYQHALNGDRIMQPLAKQGGSFVPVSWDEAFDLIASRLGELRGAYGNDTIGVYGGGSLTNESAYLLGKFARVALQTRYIDYNGRFCMSAAAAGGNKAFGVDRGLTNPLSDIPLAKCIILAGTNIAECQPTLMPYFTKAKENGAYFIVIDPRDTGTTAMADLHLRVKPGMDAALANGIQKVILEEGLIDASFLDARTNGFAELKAHLEQLDLNEIAELTGVSVDNIRKAALAYGKAATGMVFTARGVEQQSDGYMAVRGFLNLVLMTGKIGKPGSGYGAVTGQGNGQGGREHGQKADQLPGYRMIDNPEARAHVAGVWGVDPEDLPGKGVSAYEMMEKVHEQAIRGLIIVGSNPLVSNPNANFVEEGLGKLDFLVVADMLMSETARLADLVLPVSAYLENEGTMTNLEGRVLLREASRPAPGEARHDWQILCGIAERLGKSEYFTFESAEDIFNELRLASRGGIADYFGITYNRLRKEEGVYWPCPSLDEPGAGRLFETSFAHANGKAELTPVQNHLPDEQTCDEYPLNMTTGRVLTHYLTGVQTRRSRSLAARDIESFVEIHPRAARRYGLEDGALVKLESKRGSIVVRSRFSIGIREDTVFVPMHWGDIQNVNKLTNPALDPTCRMPAFKACAVRVSPLFAGQSVD; encoded by the coding sequence ATGAATGGATCAGGCGCGGCGTCGATTGAAACGATAGAACCGGTTGTGATGGATACCCAGTGCCCGTTTTGCAGCGTGCAGTGCAAGATGCAAGTGATTGAGGAGCAGGATGCCATCACCCGGCATAAGTCATATACCGTTGTGCCGAAGCCTAACGCCGCATCGGAAGGGCGTCTGTGCATCAAGGGCATGAATGCATACCAGCACGCCTTGAACGGCGACCGCATCATGCAGCCGCTGGCCAAGCAAGGCGGCAGCTTCGTCCCCGTTTCGTGGGATGAGGCGTTTGATCTCATCGCGAGCAGATTGGGTGAGCTGCGCGGCGCCTACGGTAATGACACCATCGGCGTTTACGGCGGCGGGTCGCTTACGAACGAATCCGCATATTTGCTCGGCAAATTCGCCCGGGTTGCGCTCCAAACCCGATATATCGATTACAATGGCCGGTTCTGCATGTCGGCTGCGGCAGCCGGAGGCAACAAGGCGTTCGGCGTCGACCGCGGGCTGACCAACCCGCTTTCGGACATTCCGCTGGCGAAGTGCATCATTCTTGCGGGAACCAACATTGCGGAGTGCCAGCCTACGTTGATGCCGTATTTTACGAAGGCGAAAGAGAACGGCGCTTACTTCATCGTCATCGACCCCCGGGATACGGGGACGACGGCAATGGCGGATTTGCATTTGCGTGTGAAGCCGGGAATGGATGCGGCGCTTGCCAACGGCATCCAGAAGGTCATTCTGGAGGAGGGTCTTATTGACGCCTCCTTCCTGGACGCACGCACCAACGGCTTTGCAGAGCTTAAGGCGCATTTGGAGCAGCTCGACTTGAATGAAATAGCTGAGCTGACGGGCGTGAGCGTTGATAATATCCGCAAAGCGGCGCTCGCTTACGGCAAAGCCGCAACAGGTATGGTATTTACGGCGCGGGGTGTCGAGCAGCAAAGCGACGGCTACATGGCTGTTCGGGGCTTCCTCAATCTTGTGCTTATGACCGGCAAAATCGGCAAGCCCGGCTCCGGCTACGGCGCCGTAACCGGTCAAGGGAACGGGCAGGGCGGACGCGAGCACGGTCAGAAGGCAGACCAGCTGCCGGGTTATCGCATGATCGATAATCCGGAGGCCCGCGCTCATGTGGCCGGCGTCTGGGGCGTCGATCCGGAGGATCTGCCGGGTAAAGGCGTATCCGCATATGAAATGATGGAGAAGGTGCATGAACAGGCGATTCGCGGGCTGATTATCGTAGGCTCCAATCCGCTTGTATCGAATCCGAACGCGAATTTTGTGGAGGAAGGCCTGGGGAAGCTTGATTTTCTCGTTGTAGCCGATATGCTGATGTCCGAAACGGCGCGGCTGGCGGATTTGGTATTGCCGGTATCGGCGTATTTGGAGAACGAAGGCACGATGACCAATCTTGAAGGCCGTGTGCTGCTGCGTGAAGCGAGCCGTCCTGCGCCGGGAGAGGCGCGGCATGATTGGCAAATCCTATGCGGCATCGCAGAGCGCCTCGGTAAATCGGAATATTTCACATTTGAATCCGCGGAAGATATATTCAACGAGCTGCGGCTCGCCAGCCGAGGCGGCATCGCCGACTACTTCGGCATTACGTACAACCGCCTGCGGAAGGAAGAAGGCGTCTACTGGCCTTGCCCGTCTCTGGATGAGCCGGGTGCCGGGCGCTTGTTTGAGACTTCCTTTGCCCATGCAAACGGCAAAGCGGAGCTCACCCCCGTCCAGAACCATCTACCGGATGAGCAGACGTGCGATGAGTACCCTCTGAATATGACCACAGGCCGCGTGCTCACGCATTATTTGACCGGCGTACAGACCAGGAGAAGCCGCTCCCTGGCTGCGCGGGACATCGAATCGTTCGTAGAAATTCACCCGCGCGCAGCCCGCAGATATGGACTGGAGGACGGGGCGCTGGTGAAGCTTGAATCCAAACGGGGAAGCATTGTCGTCCGCAGCCGATTCTCCATCGGCATCCGTGAGGACACGGTATTCGTTCCAATGCACTGGGGCGATATTCAGAACGTGAATAAGTTAACGAATCCGGCGCTTGATCCAACCTGCCGCATGCCGGCATTCAAAGCTTGCGCCGTCCGTGTAAGCCCCTTATTTGCGGGACAGTCCGTAGATTAA
- the nirB gene encoding nitrite reductase large subunit NirB: protein MTKQKLVVVGNGMAGVRCVEEILKLAPDAFDITIFGSEPHPNYNRIMLSKVLQGDTTVNDITINDWQWYKDNGILLYSGDPVIEIDTERRRVISENGRNVQYDRLILATGSLPFMLPLPGADLPGVTAFRDINDCNTMMAASKSYKNAVVIGGGLLGLEAARGLLNLGMDVHVVHIFDYLMERQLDPTAARMMRQELEKQGMKFLLEKHTERILGKKRAEGLLFKDGTKVDADLVVIAVGVRPNIKLAADSGVETNRAIVVNDFMETSVSNVYAVGECAEHRGMVYGMVSPLYEQGKVLAKTICEAAGVEPYQGSILASQLKVSGVDVFSAGEIRDSEITTSIKVFDGIKGTYKKVSIRDNKIVGAVLFGDSSEGNKLLGYIKQEADASVLEAQASGGGAADDSYICAMSDKETVCSCNGVSKGAIVEAIRGGGLETFEQVRECTRASSSCGGCKPLVSAILGYTLANAEEAEAPKETICGCSDFSHDELKEAVRSGAFKVEEDAMQQLGWKQAGGCAICRPALRYYIGASAAVAGSGAAAAAVEAAAAGVSGAAAAAGTAEAAALAAAGLAEAASSAAASRLADGTYSIVPRMYGGLTSAQQLRRIADVIDKYGIPHVKLSGSGQLDLLGIPLEAVHAVGSDLAMPLASATYGRPVETVATCAGPGYDRSAVQDSVRLGALLEQRLEGLQMPASIRIGVSGSPLHRAGTLAKDVGIVGAPGGWEIYVGGSGSGAGQLKQAQLLCTEPEEVGTLNMAAAFLQWYREDARFGEATWQWVERIGLIGLREGLFDGLLRQGLLQRMEAQRVVSADGGYGQQLQQQPEAASIR, encoded by the coding sequence ATGACTAAACAAAAATTGGTAGTAGTGGGCAACGGTATGGCGGGTGTCAGATGCGTCGAGGAAATCTTGAAGCTTGCACCGGATGCTTTTGATATTACGATTTTCGGAAGTGAACCTCATCCCAACTACAACCGGATCATGCTGTCCAAGGTGCTGCAGGGCGACACGACGGTTAACGATATTACGATCAACGACTGGCAGTGGTATAAAGATAACGGCATCCTGCTTTACTCGGGCGACCCGGTCATTGAGATCGATACGGAGCGGCGGCGGGTCATCAGCGAGAACGGACGGAATGTTCAGTATGACCGGTTGATTCTGGCAACCGGCTCGCTGCCGTTCATGCTTCCGCTGCCTGGAGCAGATCTTCCGGGGGTCACGGCTTTCCGTGATATTAACGATTGCAACACAATGATGGCGGCTTCCAAATCGTATAAGAACGCGGTCGTGATCGGCGGAGGTCTGCTCGGACTTGAGGCGGCCAGGGGTCTGCTCAATCTCGGGATGGATGTGCATGTCGTTCATATTTTTGATTATTTGATGGAACGGCAGCTTGATCCGACCGCAGCCAGGATGATGCGGCAGGAGCTGGAAAAGCAGGGCATGAAGTTTCTGCTGGAGAAGCATACCGAGCGCATACTCGGCAAGAAGCGTGCGGAAGGGCTGCTCTTCAAGGACGGAACGAAGGTCGATGCCGACCTGGTCGTCATTGCCGTAGGAGTTCGGCCTAACATCAAGCTTGCAGCCGACAGCGGAGTCGAGACTAACCGCGCGATTGTGGTGAATGACTTCATGGAGACCAGTGTTTCGAACGTTTACGCTGTCGGGGAGTGCGCGGAGCATCGCGGAATGGTTTACGGCATGGTCTCGCCGCTGTATGAACAGGGAAAAGTGCTGGCGAAGACCATTTGTGAAGCTGCCGGCGTGGAGCCTTATCAAGGTTCAATTCTCGCTTCGCAGCTGAAGGTGTCGGGTGTTGATGTCTTCTCCGCCGGTGAAATCCGCGATTCGGAAATAACGACGTCGATTAAAGTGTTCGACGGTATCAAGGGCACATACAAGAAAGTTTCTATCCGCGACAACAAAATAGTCGGTGCGGTACTGTTCGGCGACAGCAGCGAGGGGAACAAGCTGCTTGGCTATATCAAGCAGGAGGCCGACGCGTCGGTGCTTGAAGCGCAGGCAAGCGGCGGCGGAGCTGCAGATGATTCGTACATTTGCGCCATGTCGGACAAGGAAACCGTCTGCTCCTGCAACGGCGTGAGCAAAGGCGCGATTGTGGAAGCGATTCGCGGCGGCGGCCTCGAGACGTTCGAGCAGGTCCGCGAATGCACGCGGGCCTCAAGCTCCTGCGGCGGCTGCAAGCCGCTCGTCTCTGCAATTCTGGGCTATACGCTGGCGAATGCGGAGGAAGCCGAAGCGCCGAAGGAAACGATCTGCGGCTGTTCCGATTTCAGCCACGATGAGCTGAAGGAGGCTGTCCGAAGCGGCGCATTCAAGGTTGAGGAAGATGCGATGCAGCAGCTTGGATGGAAGCAGGCTGGCGGCTGCGCCATATGCCGTCCCGCGCTTCGTTATTATATTGGTGCAAGCGCTGCGGTTGCAGGTTCCGGTGCGGCGGCAGCGGCCGTTGAAGCTGCAGCCGCCGGAGTTTCCGGCGCTGCCGCTGCGGCTGGAACTGCCGAAGCTGCTGCACTGGCTGCGGCCGGGCTGGCTGAAGCTGCCTCATCGGCGGCGGCAAGCCGGCTTGCGGACGGAACGTATTCGATCGTTCCGAGAATGTACGGCGGACTGACCAGCGCGCAGCAGCTGCGGCGCATAGCGGATGTCATCGACAAGTACGGCATTCCGCATGTCAAGCTGTCAGGCAGCGGCCAGCTTGATTTGCTCGGCATTCCGCTTGAAGCGGTCCATGCTGTAGGCAGCGATCTGGCAATGCCGCTGGCTTCCGCCACTTACGGCAGGCCGGTGGAGACTGTTGCCACCTGTGCAGGTCCCGGCTACGACCGCAGTGCTGTGCAGGATTCCGTCCGACTCGGCGCATTGCTCGAGCAGCGGCTGGAAGGCTTGCAAATGCCTGCTTCTATCCGTATCGGCGTATCCGGCAGCCCGCTTCACCGGGCTGGGACACTTGCCAAGGATGTAGGCATCGTCGGAGCGCCCGGTGGCTGGGAGATTTATGTCGGCGGCAGCGGCAGCGGCGCGGGTCAGTTGAAGCAGGCGCAGCTGCTGTGCACGGAGCCGGAAGAGGTAGGAACGCTGAATATGGCGGCCGCCTTCCTGCAGTGGTACCGCGAAGATGCGAGATTCGGCGAAGCGACCTGGCAGTGGGTCGAGCGAATCGGCCTGATTGGACTTCGCGAAGGACTATTCGATGGGCTGCTCCGTCAGGGGCTGCTCCAGCGGATGGAAGCGCAGCGAGTGGTTAGCGCGGATGGCGGATATGGACAACAACTACAACAGCAGCCTGAAGCTGCTTCGATAAGGTGA